In Temnothorax longispinosus isolate EJ_2023e chromosome 2, Tlon_JGU_v1, whole genome shotgun sequence, one DNA window encodes the following:
- the LOC139807890 gene encoding odorant receptor 4-like isoform X2 translates to MHLFWGSKDAGSNIECVTYLVSTTIAIIKGLCLTASKKKLATNINAAIDDWISAKDNKETKKIMKKHADRSRILTLALLYSLFFCCGAYIAVVIFINLKILFTDENLVDVNTTNWLPMYPSGPLGNLVTGSQFAILLPIQIVQVTILSVLLCIADCFFFNITIHLTGQLELLKNKFKIFANEPDTEANYRKKFVGLINRHSELMELYENLEDSFHFLILSQLVVTTIMLAMIGLRLNIYLNEKNYIEATKSVLVLNYLLMQSLVYTYGGEYLQKESEGIFHALYTTSWFRLPLTLMKDLHFAMMRSSIPFRLTGGKFFFVNRETMMYIFKTSASYISVLRIAIRKSYNQ, encoded by the exons ATGCATCTCTTCTGGGGCAGTAAGGATGCCGGCTCAAATATAGAATGTGTAACATACCTTGTGTCTACGACGATCGCAATCATAAAAGGTTTATGTCTTACCGccagtaaaaagaaattggcAACAAACATTAACGCTGCTATTGATGATTGGATATCTGCTAAAGATAATAAGGAAACTAAGAAGATTATGAAGAAACATGCAGATAGATCTAGAATACTTACCCTTGCGTTATTATACTCACTATTCTTTTGTTGTGGCGCATATATAGCAGTCGTCATTTTCATAAATCTGAAGATACTCTTCACGGACGAAAATTTAGTGGAtg TTAATACAACAAATTGGTTGCCCATGTATCCATCTGGTCCATTGGGTAACTTGGTCACGGGTTCACAGTTTGCAATACTCTTGCCTATCCAAATCGTTCAAGTAACGATATTATCTGTCTTATTATGTATCGCGGACTGCTTCTTCTTTAATATCACGATACATCTCACTGGTCAACTCGAATTGCTTAAgaacaaattcaaaatttttgcgaACGAACCGGACACCGAGGCAAATTATCGAAAGAAATTTGTCGGTTTGATTAATAGGCACAGCGAGCTAATGGAATTGTATGAAAATTTGGAAGATAGCTTTCACTTTCTTATATTATCTCAACTTGTGGTAACGACAATTATGCTTGCAATGATAG gattacgtttaaatatatacctgaacgagaaaaattatattgaagcAACAAAGAGTGTTCTTGTCTTGAACTACTTATTAATGCAATCATTAGTATACACGTATGGTGGTGAATACCTGCAAAAGGAAAGCGAAGGCATATTCCATGCGTTATACACAACTTCCTGGTTTAGGCTTCCTTTAACGTTGATGAAGGATTTGCATTTCGCGATGATGAGATCGAGTATTCCGTTTCGCTTAACCGgtggaaaatttttctttgttaatcGCGAGACAATGATGTACATCTTCAAGACATCGGCCTCGTATATTTCAGTTTTACGAATAGCGATAAGAAAGTCATATAATCAGTAG
- the LOC139807890 gene encoding odorant receptor 4-like isoform X1, producing the protein MTGKRWNDDVAYVFSTQRVFLRVYGLWPLETQTVFTKIRWGACMIAQFLILPFIIMHLFWGSKDAGSNIECVTYLVSTTIAIIKGLCLTASKKKLATNINAAIDDWISAKDNKETKKIMKKHADRSRILTLALLYSLFFCCGAYIAVVIFINLKILFTDENLVDVNTTNWLPMYPSGPLGNLVTGSQFAILLPIQIVQVTILSVLLCIADCFFFNITIHLTGQLELLKNKFKIFANEPDTEANYRKKFVGLINRHSELMELYENLEDSFHFLILSQLVVTTIMLAMIGLRLNIYLNEKNYIEATKSVLVLNYLLMQSLVYTYGGEYLQKESEGIFHALYTTSWFRLPLTLMKDLHFAMMRSSIPFRLTGGKFFFVNRETMMYIFKTSASYISVLRIAIRKSYNQ; encoded by the exons ATGACGGGTAAACGTTGGAACGACGACGTCGCTTACGTTTTCTCCACTCAAAGAGTATTTCTAAGAGTATACGGTTTGTGGCCATTAGAAACGCAGACAGTGTTCACGAAGATACGATGGGGCGCTTGCATGATTGCACAG tTTTTGATACTACCCTTCATTATAATGCATCTCTTCTGGGGCAGTAAGGATGCCGGCTCAAATATAGAATGTGTAACATACCTTGTGTCTACGACGATCGCAATCATAAAAGGTTTATGTCTTACCGccagtaaaaagaaattggcAACAAACATTAACGCTGCTATTGATGATTGGATATCTGCTAAAGATAATAAGGAAACTAAGAAGATTATGAAGAAACATGCAGATAGATCTAGAATACTTACCCTTGCGTTATTATACTCACTATTCTTTTGTTGTGGCGCATATATAGCAGTCGTCATTTTCATAAATCTGAAGATACTCTTCACGGACGAAAATTTAGTGGAtg TTAATACAACAAATTGGTTGCCCATGTATCCATCTGGTCCATTGGGTAACTTGGTCACGGGTTCACAGTTTGCAATACTCTTGCCTATCCAAATCGTTCAAGTAACGATATTATCTGTCTTATTATGTATCGCGGACTGCTTCTTCTTTAATATCACGATACATCTCACTGGTCAACTCGAATTGCTTAAgaacaaattcaaaatttttgcgaACGAACCGGACACCGAGGCAAATTATCGAAAGAAATTTGTCGGTTTGATTAATAGGCACAGCGAGCTAATGGAATTGTATGAAAATTTGGAAGATAGCTTTCACTTTCTTATATTATCTCAACTTGTGGTAACGACAATTATGCTTGCAATGATAG gattacgtttaaatatatacctgaacgagaaaaattatattgaagcAACAAAGAGTGTTCTTGTCTTGAACTACTTATTAATGCAATCATTAGTATACACGTATGGTGGTGAATACCTGCAAAAGGAAAGCGAAGGCATATTCCATGCGTTATACACAACTTCCTGGTTTAGGCTTCCTTTAACGTTGATGAAGGATTTGCATTTCGCGATGATGAGATCGAGTATTCCGTTTCGCTTAACCGgtggaaaatttttctttgttaatcGCGAGACAATGATGTACATCTTCAAGACATCGGCCTCGTATATTTCAGTTTTACGAATAGCGATAAGAAAGTCATATAATCAGTAG